A DNA window from Pseudoalteromonas spongiae UST010723-006 contains the following coding sequences:
- a CDS encoding lipopolysaccharide biosynthesis protein encodes MFKKLSNFIGLKEFLTISIIYILIVVGMVFVLLSIPNKYQAKGTYAPAEDMQSSSLGSLGGSLGGLASMAGLNLGGGKRDNLQLALEVIKSKTFIYKIIDKHELDVEVFAAKSWDPISLKLEIDSEIYDVQNKKWVRKVKAPKTLIPSDFELYEEFRSNLSVSWDEKTNIVKIGYIHVSPYVAQKVVNIVINEINDMLQNKEIKEANVSIDLLREAITKTNYAEMRGLLYELVQEQTKRLLLAKTKEHYVFEPIDLPIIAENKHSPKRALILIIFTFVYGLLALLYLVIRPKLTK; translated from the coding sequence TATTTCAATTATTTATATTTTGATTGTGGTGGGCATGGTTTTTGTTTTGCTTTCAATACCAAATAAATATCAAGCAAAGGGAACATATGCACCTGCTGAAGATATGCAAAGTTCATCTCTAGGCTCTCTAGGAGGCTCTCTCGGTGGGCTTGCGAGTATGGCTGGTTTAAACCTTGGTGGCGGAAAGCGAGATAATCTTCAGCTCGCTTTAGAGGTTATTAAATCAAAAACATTTATTTATAAAATTATTGATAAACATGAACTAGATGTTGAAGTTTTTGCTGCGAAATCTTGGGATCCTATTTCGTTAAAACTTGAGATAGATAGTGAAATTTATGATGTTCAAAATAAAAAGTGGGTTAGAAAAGTAAAAGCGCCTAAAACTCTTATTCCAAGTGATTTTGAGTTATATGAAGAGTTTCGCTCTAACTTAAGTGTTAGCTGGGATGAGAAAACGAATATTGTGAAAATTGGTTATATTCATGTTTCTCCATATGTGGCACAAAAAGTCGTAAATATTGTCATCAATGAAATAAATGACATGCTACAGAATAAGGAAATCAAAGAAGCGAATGTGTCAATTGATTTGCTTAGAGAGGCGATAACGAAAACTAACTATGCAGAAATGAGAGGGTTATTGTATGAGTTGGTTCAAGAGCAAACAAAAAGACTTCTTCTAGCAAAAACAAAAGAGCATTATGTGTTTGAACCAATTGACTTACCAATTATTGCGGAAAATAAGCACTCGCCAAAGCGCGCCTTGATTCTAATTATATTTACTTTTGTCTATGGTCTTTTAGCATTGCTCTACTTGGTAATTAGGCCTAAGTTAACGAAATGA